The proteins below come from a single Crossiella sp. CA-258035 genomic window:
- a CDS encoding AAA family ATPase produces MGRSRSAAMRLVRELMSRPEQHGRPTSQRYPVLVVTGSRGSGKTTLLTELGERLDQNVPYARLDLESSRHASVAQLLSALAFQLNRWCRGYGHLRFPRLAAANVVIALDLDQEDRPAARRTVLATLQQRRRLDALAQILETAAGDALNAAQLPAAVPAGLIGKLTGALVGWASGWRWTRVALGRFLSWFKHQDRTPDRDEDPLEVLVDLNLWAREGADDHERYLLEQLLCRAFLADLRAAFRTRRAQEWSLNCVALLDNADTLLGRRFLDRLTDTRQQSDPDPLTLVATSRGLLLDRVDPADVAALTERDRSYAELCRRLDPRRPRWLRLRLPDLTEAEVRERVAALGKRIGDDRRIAHTIHRFTGGHPAAARLLVDALRAHAEERPELGELLTRQEPHGLGQEQRLCVADRMLHRLLQDQPVELDFPELTVLDDLITCAAARTEDDGLWLAGQQRLHAADGTPLAEIKAAQLWPEHGNLLRRLLLRRLAERADTHTASWTAVFGALREHSPAGSVAARYYALAAGDLAAVATAEAQRLSEVDTQVWLAELHQVTAAPNRLPHREPAVAEVRALTRDLPLSDRVQRTTAGLIAALWLDADPLRRNTRGELYQEIASFCTDLATSSGAAPTVLLEEARRYHRLAEQS; encoded by the coding sequence GCTATCCGGTGCTGGTGGTCACCGGTTCCCGGGGCAGCGGCAAGACCACGCTGCTCACCGAGCTCGGCGAGCGCCTGGACCAGAACGTGCCCTACGCCCGGCTGGACCTGGAGTCCAGCAGGCACGCCTCGGTCGCGCAGCTGCTCTCCGCGCTGGCCTTCCAGCTCAACCGCTGGTGCCGCGGCTACGGGCACCTGCGCTTCCCCCGGCTGGCCGCGGCCAACGTGGTGATCGCGCTGGACCTCGACCAGGAGGACCGGCCCGCCGCCCGCCGCACGGTGCTGGCCACGCTGCAACAGCGGCGCAGGCTCGACGCCCTGGCCCAGATCCTGGAGACCGCGGCCGGGGACGCGCTCAACGCCGCGCAGCTGCCCGCCGCGGTGCCGGCCGGGCTGATCGGCAAGCTGACCGGCGCGCTGGTCGGCTGGGCCAGCGGCTGGCGGTGGACCAGGGTGGCGCTCGGCCGGTTCCTGAGCTGGTTCAAGCACCAGGACCGCACGCCGGACCGGGACGAGGACCCCCTGGAAGTGTTGGTGGACCTCAACCTGTGGGCCCGCGAGGGGGCCGACGACCACGAGCGCTACCTGCTGGAGCAGCTGCTGTGCCGGGCGTTCCTGGCCGACCTGCGCGCGGCCTTCCGCACCCGCCGCGCGCAGGAGTGGTCGCTGAACTGCGTGGCCCTGCTGGACAACGCGGACACCCTGCTGGGCCGCCGGTTCCTGGACCGGCTCACCGACACCCGGCAGCAGTCCGACCCCGATCCGCTGACCCTGGTGGCCACCAGCAGAGGGCTGCTGCTGGACCGGGTGGACCCGGCCGACGTGGCCGCGCTGACCGAACGCGACCGGAGCTACGCCGAGCTGTGCCGCAGGCTGGACCCGCGTCGCCCGCGGTGGTTGCGGCTGCGGCTGCCCGACCTGACCGAGGCGGAGGTGCGCGAGCGGGTCGCCGCGCTGGGCAAGCGGATCGGCGACGACCGGCGGATCGCGCACACCATCCACCGCTTCACCGGCGGTCACCCGGCCGCGGCCCGGCTGCTGGTGGACGCGCTGCGCGCACACGCCGAGGAACGGCCCGAGCTCGGCGAGCTGCTCACCCGGCAGGAGCCGCACGGCCTCGGCCAGGAACAGCGGCTGTGCGTGGCCGACCGGATGCTGCACCGCCTGCTCCAGGACCAGCCGGTGGAGCTGGACTTCCCGGAGCTGACCGTGCTCGACGACCTCATCACCTGCGCCGCGGCCCGCACCGAGGACGACGGCCTGTGGCTGGCCGGGCAGCAGCGGCTGCACGCCGCCGACGGCACCCCGCTGGCCGAGATCAAGGCCGCCCAGCTGTGGCCGGAGCACGGGAACCTGTTGCGGCGCCTGCTGTTGCGCCGGTTGGCCGAACGCGCGGACACCCACACCGCCAGCTGGACCGCGGTCTTCGGCGCGCTGCGCGAGCACAGCCCGGCGGGCTCGGTGGCCGCCCGCTACTACGCCCTGGCCGCCGGTGACCTGGCCGCCGTCGCCACCGCCGAGGCCCAGCGACTGTCCGAAGTGGACACCCAGGTCTGGCTGGCCGAGCTGCACCAGGTGACCGCCGCGCCCAACCGCCTGCCGCACCGGGAACCCGCGGTGGCCGAGGTGCGCGCGCTCACCAGGGACCTGCCCCTGTCCGACCGCGTGCAGCGCACCACCGCGGGACTCATCGCCGCGCTGTGGCTGGACGCGGACCCGTTGCGCCGCAACACCCGGGGCGAGCTG